One genomic window of Silurus meridionalis isolate SWU-2019-XX chromosome 22, ASM1480568v1, whole genome shotgun sequence includes the following:
- the c19h1orf109 gene encoding uncharacterized protein C1orf109 homolog has protein sequence MSQPAVLKLHQELRKCFQNIKENQTVWRGVLDECSSLVSSLGNLAEQLRALKRTEIEKTPLGTFPNLPELLQYKLLNAIDTVLNQLREKVNAFGSVRDSVIKHVCAVFKMYEQNSDSLPISTCVARCALSPSISDMLEWLQDTERYYRIQYMQRKNLLQILKPDDLTLLESAPKRWLSLASPDGEERISDALCQVSFFLESD, from the exons ATGTCTCAGCCAGCGGTTTTAAAGTTGCACCAAGAACTCAGAAAGTGTTTTCAGAATATAAAAGAGAATCAGACTGTTTGGAGGGGAGTGCTTGATGAGTGTTCATCTTTGGTGAGCTCTTTGGGGAACCTGGCAGAACAGCTGAGGGCGCTGAAGCGCACTGAAATAGAAAAAACTCCACTCGGGACTTTTCCAAACCTCCCTGAGCTCCTTCAGTACAAACTCCTGAATGCTATAGACACAGTCCTGAACCAATTAAGGGAGAAAGT aaatgctTTTGGATCAGTGCGAGATTCAGTCATTAAGCATGTGTGTGCAGTTTTCAAGATGTATGAGCAAAACTCTGACTCCCTTCCAATTAGCACATGTGTGGCCAGATGTGCTCTTTCGCCATCTATCTCAGACATGCTGGAGTGGCTACAGGACACGGAACGCTACTATCGGATACA ATACATGCAAAGAAAGAACCTTTTACAGATACTGAAGCCTGATGATCTTACACTTCTAGAAAGTGCACCAAAGAGATGGCTATCTTTAGCTTCACCTGACGGCGAGGAACGAATTTCAG